The following is a genomic window from Phaseolus vulgaris cultivar G19833 chromosome 6, P. vulgaris v2.0, whole genome shotgun sequence.
ACAACATAAAATATGGAAACTGAGTTgtctaaatattaatttaaaaggtTTTCTTTGTTACATCTTTTATATTTAAGTCAAACTAATAAATGATGTAAACTAATTAAATtaaccaatataaatttattttttcgcTATAACATGTTATAGGGTTATCATTCCTTACTAGGGATAATGCTGATCAAAAGGTCTATTTAGTGAAAATATCTCTGCATTTATACACCTATCCAATCCTATTTAATAAAAGTTCCAGTTTTGGTATATTATAAATCTATCTCTGAAAGCAATAATAATAGAGCAACACCAAAATTCACTGCATAGCTGCAGCTTCGCACTTTGAAACACACATATACTATTATGTATTCAAACTTCTTCAGCTGCAACTATATCAATTTTGCAAGCAATGATGAACTTGTTATTCAAATTTCAACTCCGGAGAACACTTTAAGTACTGGTTAAGACTCCAGTTTCAGATTGTAAAGCACTTCACATGAATTTTGTTAAGCAATTCACAAGAGTTTTGTTGGAGatccttaaaataaaattataaaatatttaagactATTATAGAAGTAGTATACTTAAATTATAGGCTTCATCACACTAGcttcatttaatttaatatgtttGAATATAACAGCAGAATAAATATGAAGGTTTAACCTTATGTGAGAATTTTGTTTATGGGGCAAGTCTCAAAGAAGAGTGTAACAACTACGGAAGAAGGGAAGAGATAAAGCAATTTCAAATGTTCAAAGCCGGCATGGCTGACCAGACCCCACCGACCGACCCCTCCACGCATTCCACAGAAAAACAACACTTAGAGACTTCATCAAAGTCAACTTTATTCAAAGTCAACTGTTTCCTTCACCATgcttatatatgtatatatagatCAACCctttttataatattcatcatTCTCAACACACCAAAACAACACAACCATATTCTCTCAAGATTTGTTCTACCAAGCACAATGGGAAATGCAGTTGTGACTCCATGCTTTCACCAAAAGAATTCAGCAGCATCATTGTTGTCATCGAAGCTTATATTCTGGGATGGAAGCACGAGATGTCTGAAGGGAAAGCACATTGCTGGTGAGATCATGTTTGAATTCCCAGATAAGGTAGTTTGCCATGCAGATTCCTTCTTCATAGGACACCCAATTCCTGCTCTAGCCTTAGAGGATGAGCTCATGCTAGGTGAAGACTATTTTGTTCTTCCCATTCAGTTCTTCACATGCAAAATCCTTTCTGTCTCTTCACTCTTGTCCTTGGGATCATCCCCTAACAAGGCCACTCTCAAATTTGGGGAATGCGCTTTTGAGTACTTGAAAGGGTCCAATGGGAGGGTTCTCATAAAGGTCATGCCTCAGTTCATCACAATGCTCATCAACAGAGGTAAAAGAAGCTGCCCTACCACCACCAGTCACAACAACTTTCTGTGCAGCACTCCTGAGTTGAAAAAACACTATCAAATGCTTGTGAAGACTAAGGACCAGGTTTGGTCGCCTAAGCTTGAAACCATTTCGGAGTACAAGGTTAGGTTTTCACCATGTAGATTTATAGGTTTAGAatggaagaaaaaggaaaaggaagagGTGGTGCCTTCTAGACAGTTTTCGCAGTAGAGAGTTTGAAA
Proteins encoded in this region:
- the LOC137831114 gene encoding uncharacterized protein encodes the protein MFKAGMADQTPPTDPSTHSTEKQHLETSSKSTLFKVNCFLHHAYICIYRSTLFIIFIILNTPKQHNHILSRFVLPSTMGNAVVTPCFHQKNSAASLLSSKLIFWDGSTRCLKGKHIAGEIMFEFPDKVVCHADSFFIGHPIPALALEDELMLGEDYFVLPIQFFTCKILSVSSLLSLGSSPNKATLKFGECAFEYLKGSNGRVLIKVMPQFITMLINRGKRSCPTTTSHNNFLCSTPELKKHYQMLVKTKDQVWSPKLETISEYKVRFSPCRFIGLEWKKKEKEEVVPSRQFSQ